The DNA region GAAAACTGCCTCATCATATTCCGTTATATTGTTCAAGTACTTTGCATAATTGCGGTTTATGTCGAAGCTATCAAATTGATCTTTAAAATTAGATAGTAAGCTACCATACACTAAAACAACTTCGTCGTGGTCTCCCAGCAAGGCTAAAGCATTTGCCTTATCTATTCTAGCTCCGACGTCAGATGGTTTCAGACTGATTGCAATTTCAAGACACTCCAATTGTTTGTTTGGGTCATTCTTCTCCCGGTAAAAAACTGCCTCTTGAACAAAGATACATGCTGCTTTATCGTAATTTTCTTTCGCATATTCTATAACGTTATAAGCTTTCTCATAGTATATTGAATCGTATTTAGGTTCACTGCATTTCCAGTTTCCTACGCTTCTGCATCGGCATTCACACATTCGGATATAGCATTGAGCTATAAGGCTCAGAATTCTTGGCCTGGAGGCGTTTAGTGTTGCTTCTTCGAGTAActtcattattttcattatacaAGGATCAAGTTTGTTTTCGAATACAAGACTGTGGCCAACATCTTGTTCGGATTGTAAACGGTTCTTGACCTCTTGTTGATATTTTCTTCTGTATATATCAGCTAAGATCGTCTTGGCATAGGCATGATCAGAATCTAGTTCCAATACTTCAACCATGATTTCTTCAACACGATTCATTTCATTAGACCACTCACACTTGTTTAGATTATGTTTCTGTCTTCGCCATGTTATGAGTCCAAGCATAAACCTCCACTCGACATTTTCTGGACATATCTCGGTTGCTACTTTCAGTTCAGTCTCACTTTCTTCGTACCTAGAAAATGATAACCTAGACAGCGCGAAACCTTTGGTCACATGGACACTTGCTTGAAACCGTCTCTTGTATTCTTCTGTAGAATCTTCATATGTTTTAAGAATTCTGTCCAATTTATGGTAGCTCTCCTTTTTTTTACGTTGATTGCTTGGAAACCAACACTTTAATGCcaaatatattgatttataacCATCTTTTATTGACTCCGCGTCAGTTAATTCTGATATGGCACAGAACGCTTTTGCATTTTTTTGCTTCGCTGTCGCAATATCCTTTTCATCGTTTCCTTTAAATTCTGACATGTACAAGTAGCTTTCAAACAAAAGTGCCTCAATGGTGAATGATTTGTTATCCTCCTGGTGTTCAGCAATTGATTGTTTTAACGATTTGAATGATttagaagtaggcctaggcttattTTCAAGTTTCCAATTAGCATGAAAATTGACGTGTTGTAAATCACGTTCCATTTTGGCAAGTCACTGTCAACAgaaaaattattaacattatttaatttgactGATAAGAACAATAACGTACAATATATCATTCTGTATTGACACTGACAGATCTCTTATACGATCAAGTCCGGTAAATAAGAACTTTGGACATCATTTAACTCCCTATATGATAATATTGCGGAAATTCTTTATTGGTCCTAATTAGAAATAGGTTATGGCTAGTCACAGATATAACTCATGTAGTCAAGTCTTCAACATTTTCTCACTCCAATTAAAAGTATAGTGGGGTGAGGCGATGTTATAAATCTCAGAAAACtccattatatatatatatatttggctGATTGGATTTAATCATCCACcactgaacatttttttttgctagCACCTCaaatacggtaggcctacagacATAGGTCCTACGCATCCCATTTGGCCTTAACTAATACCAATTTCAATTATATTCTGCTTCTAAAATGCGTGTAACATAATTGCAGCACATGATTAAACGTATTGCTTTGCAGTAAAGCATTATAAATGTCAGTGTTCTATGGCATCACAATTCCGACAGGTTTAGTATTGATTATTTAATGTTACTACGTGGCAGTGATCATAACAACGTTTTTACAATAACTATATATTTAAtactacataatataatatatagtagTTTTTAAGGCAGAGGCTTTTTTATACGATTAGGTAGATGTAGAAGTGTAATGCAATGtaacgtccttgtgttgcgtcatagtgggaaccaagcttttacGGGCATCAATACAGTTTCCAGTAAGTTTGGCCTAAGATTTTAGACATAAACCACAACACGCAAAATAGGCATCTAAAAGTGTTATCAGATAATGTTTAGCTCACGTTATGTGAATGGTAATTAGATTATAAATGATATCATTGTTTCAAACAATAACATATAGGCATACTTACAATACTATGTTACCCTTAATTCGTTGTCCTTCAGTGTCATTATAATTgtgaataatataattattttatttggaaATTCCCGGTACCATGAGCATGCGTGACTTTAGACTGTTTGTTTATACTTTGTGAAATATATAATGTACCGACGTGTGGTTTGTAATCTCCATAATgatttaaaatcaacattttgttaatattgtattttaattgaAACCTATTATTCTACTACAAAAATTGTGTTTAATTTCCGGTTTCTTGCGCCATTACGTGTTTTCAACATTGTGTTTAGGTCAATTATTGGAAGATATTGTTTACAACCAACTAAATTAGTTGAAAACTGCAGCTTTCCttaaatgaaaattattaaaacaatcaaCATAGATGTTGATATAACGTTTGCAGTAGTCTgagttccagacggagttttgacttaataagCTTCAGCTAGACAAACATCGAAGAAAAGCCCCGAAATAACTACATACTTTGCGCAAGTCTATGTTTGcaggtacaccacgtatatatggttctgaaaagaactgttgagtttcgaCGTTTCCTCAGGAgtgatatataaataaacataaacaaataatattgtttttcgcTAATTAAGACACGTTACTCTAATAATCATAACATTATACTCTAAGGTAATTGACTGACACTTTAGCAAGTAATTTGTCAAATCACAAACAGCGGTTTGGATGATGATTCATCGCGCAAGAAAAACATACTAAGTAAATATTTAAGAACCAATGATAGAACTATCACTACTAATCAGTAGACAAAATGCGCAGATTCAATGGGGAGACAAACACACGTTGTCATACCCATACGTTCAATTTTTCAATCAGGGTTCTTTTTCAGTGATCCAGCACCATTTGTAAATTTCCTCAAGTATTTCTTCAATGTTAGAACACATATCTCGTGCAACAGAAATTGTTTTACTCGAGTTTTCTTGTAACCGTCGATGTTTGTCATCGTTGTTGAGAGTATTGACAGCTTGTAACCATTCGAACTTAGCATTTGTTGCAGGTTGAATCTATCAGATAAAAATtcgtattattattagtatatgtATCTCTAGAATAAATAACATATTTCGTAGGAATacacaaattaattataaatagatATATACCTATATGATGTGTCAAATTACTACAAAACACttatattactttaaatatttCAGGATGCAGAATATGAGACAGTTTGTTTCTACTTAGATGTTGCTACTCAAAGAAGCTATATAAAGGGAAACAAACTTACCGATACAAGATATATCAACAGAGGTTTGAATTTATTTCTAAAATCTTTCCAGTCTCTCTGTTTTAGTATCTTTTGAATTCGTTGATCAACAGTTTCAGGTGGTGTTACTTTCGGAATAATAATGAAGTCTACAGATCTAGCTTTGGAATTTGGATAATGTTTGTTTCCAAATTGCTCCATAGCATGGTTTAGTATATTTCGGCCTTGCTGCAGTACAATAGAGATGTTAGTGGCTATTTTATCATCATCCATTAGAATGCTGTATTCCATTTCCAATTGACATCCTCTTAATGCTTTTAATTCTTGGCCCATCAAAGATCCATCATCACAAGAAGGCAACAGTTCGGCAAGTTCTTGTTTCAGATTAAACTCTTTACTCCAGCTTTCGCTACCTTTAGCGACCGAAGCAATACTTTTCAAAGCAGACATTCTCAATTTGGTATCTTCCGTTCTTTTTGTTTCTTCTAATAGTCGTTTCGCACCAACTAAACTTCTCAATTCTGTTGCCCGAGTAAATATTCTTATCGCTTTAATGCCATCTCCAGATGCAGCTTCTTTCTCTCCTTTTGCTACAAATAAGTCCATTGTAAGTTGACGGACATCTTTCTCTTTTACACAAGTCTCGCATTTAATAATCGCTAAAATATTACTACAAACATCAAAACTACTCATCTTCAAATTCACTCGAGCGAATTTAACAAGTGTCTCAATCTCCTCGGCGTGGCTTGTATTTGGTGCATGTGCATAGTGATATGCTTTCAAACCCTCTTTATAATAAGAACAAGCATTCTTAAAGTCACCCAACTTTTCGTGTAGCTTTGCATTTTCCAAATTTGCTGCAATTTTGTCTAGACCTTCtgaatgtttaattttgctATTGAAATGGTTTCGCACATATTTAACGATTTTATTAACAGCGGTTTTATACTCATCTAAAAATTCCACAGGTCTATTCCCAGAAGTGGTTTTCGCGAATGACTCAAGAGCAATGTCTATACATGCTTGGTTGCTGCAAACTGCGTCACGATAGTCTTCCTTCAATGCAAGATAACGTGCATAGTTTTGGTTTACGTCAAACAAGACAATTGGATCGTCTTTGAAATCAGATAATAGATTATCATACACAACATCTACATCATCATGTTTTCCCAGAGAAGCTAGAGCTTTTGCCTTTTGCATTTTGGCTGCAGGGTCAGATGGCTGCAGTCTTATCGCATTTTCAAGACACTccaattgtttgtttgtttcattctTTTCTCGGTAAAGAATTGCCTCTTGAACAAAGATACACGCTGCTTTACCGTATTTTTCTTTCGCACATTCTATAACGTCATGAgcttttttatagtatattgaATCGCATTTGGGTTCACTGCACTTTGTTTTGACTCTTTTACATTTGCATTCACCCATTCGGATATAGCATTGAGCAATGAGACTCAATATTCTTGGCCTCAAAGATGACTTCTTTGCTTCTTCGAGCAAATtcagtattttgaaaataaggagatttTCTACGTTTTCGAAAACAAGACTGTGGTCAACATCTTCAACTTCACTGTATGATCTTTTTTGGTTAAATCCTTGATGATATTTTCTTCTGTATATATCAGCCAAAATCGTCTTGGCATAGGCATGACCAGCATCTAGTTTCAATACTTCGTCCATAATTTCTTCAGCTCGATTCAATTCATCAGACCACTGAGACGGGTAAAGTTTACGTTTTGGTATTCGCCATGCTATGAGTCCAAACATAAACTTCCACTCAACATTTTCTGGACATATCTCGCTTGCTAGTTTCAGCTCAGTTGCGCTCTCTTCGTACCTAGAGAATTTTAATCTTGACAGAGCGAAGCCTTTGGTTGCATGAATACTTGCTTCAAACTTTCTCTTGTCTTCTTCACCACTATGCTTGTATACTGTCAGTAGGTTACTGAGTTCCTTTAAGTGTTCTTCTTTATTGCTGCGTTTGTTTGCAAACCAACACTTTAATGCCAAATACATTGACTTATAACCATTTTTAATCGATTCAGGTATTCTATCAGGTAATTCTGATATTGCACGAAAGGCTTCCTCATTTATTTCTTTTGCTTTCGAAATATCCTTCTCATCGTTTCCTTTAAAATCTGACATGTATGTGTAGCTTTCGAATAAAAGTAGCTCGATGGTGAACGATTTTGTATCTTCCCGGTGCTCAATAATTGATTGCTTTAATGATTTAAATGATTTACATGTATTTTCGAGGTTCCAATTAGCATGAAAGTCAACATCTCGTAAATTAATAATGTTCGGTTCCATGATGTCGGTCTAAACCTGTATCATATcaacagaaaaataaataattatttatacttattatatatatattaccaaatattaataattctgtattatttacaaaatacgTGATTATTTTTAGGGAGATCATAATCAGTTGGTAAAAACCAGGTGGGCGTGGTTATACGAAATTAGGTCAATAAAACATTGGGTGTACACTCGCTCAATATAGAAGCTCATTTCATGGAAACATCTACCATGTACCAGCAACATTCACTTAAACTCTCTATCGTAGTATATGCCCTCTAGCTTGTAGCACATCAAACTGATCTAAGCCTTAGCCTAGGTTAGTAGCCCAAGTGTGTCTTACCCAAGTACGTTCCTGGCTGAATCATCCGCAGGTTAAACGTATGCCTATCAAAAATAGTGATAATATTTCCAAAACACAAGATAGAATGATAGAATAGGCCTTCACTGctaatattacaatacattattttgagAAAATGCCTGGAATTTCCACACAAGACGCGCATGCGTGATAGACATCCTGTTTTGTGCAGTGAATCGTAAGATGCCTGTATTCATGTTCTCAAGGTCATGACCTATTGTagcatggtaggcctactgtatgtgaGTATAATAACATAAGCTACAGCCACCCGGGAGATTTCTCCATTCTATAACACACGTCAAACTTCAAGGAATgctaacaaaatgattaatcaTAATGAAAACATCGTTTAGACTGAATGTATAATGACATTAGTCACAAGTCTTTTCATGCGCGATACTGaagaaatacagtactgtacttcgATATATGACAAGATGTGCagcgaagcgtaaccaacataATAATTTTGTCTATGTCACAATGGATCAGCCTTTGCTTggtgggtgtcacgaaagctcagaccacgaaagctcagaccccctaagaccccatttacacttacgtttGGGTCCAGGGCCGGTCCTGGGCCGGTTgcaaatatttaccttttagGCCGGCCCCAGAGCGTTTACACTAGCGACGCAGATTACTGGTCGTAAATAATTTTATCGGAAGTACCATTGCATGCTGGGATACGAAgtacagtttgtttacatttttctctcTCGATCGTCAATTCAACTCTCCGCGCGAACCGaccgttttatatttatactgtattgttgttttttgtcccattaaaaacaaaatgaaccccactgttttatatataatatggctatattttatgtatatgcgAAACAAGCGGaggaatactttattgaaagaagatgtctgaaaataaatttaactatataatgaagaaaacaaattgtcgCCCGGAAAGGAGGAAGGTACGGTATGTACTGAGAATGTCGGATCGTCATAACAACAACCTCATAAAAAGGTTAAACGTTGTTCACGGTTCACTGCGTAAGCCGGCCCAAACGTAAAAGCCGCTCCTGAACCTACCTGGAGAGGTGGCCCAGATCTGCGTCCggcccagggccggcctaactttttggagtatttacacttatcaattgccgacccagggccgacccagggccggcctaaatcgtaagtgtaaatggggtctaagacctaagatcacgaaagctaagacccaacacctaagattacaaatatttatctttcgcacctgccttgtattttaactcccaacatttattctgaataccacaccttagaattggcactttcatgaaaaagaatcacataaaaagtaacaaatacatttttaaattgatgattttacagacgtttttctcgcacacaaaatgactagcctacagtacagtaggcctaccccatgggccatgttcaatgtttttgtttctatggaacgtcaaaagagcaaaaattatatagagggctgaaaactctgtggagtccatctacagtgtggatggaacaatgtaaaattaaaattgtaatgataatagtataatcatgcaagtacgaagaaataaatactggcaaataaattttaatttaaaaatcatgataagtttttttgtttcgttttctttctgtttttatacttgtactattattgttgctcttttggcgctccatagaaacaaaaacattgagcatggggaggagttacattacagtaggcctatacaaagaaacacatctgtaaaatcatcaatttaaaggatttatttatttgttattatgtgtttctccttctgaaagtacttataagtcctaattttaaagtgtggtgttcaggataaagttagtcaacaaatttggagtcaaaatacaagaaaggcaggtgcgtaagaaaaacatcctctgaagcaacacaatggagtaaatatataccaacaaacaacccgtcaagtttgtttgttgtaaagaaaaaatatacatttactcaacgggcgaaaataatgtgagtttatctatgttttgcggtagtattaaattatatttatggtaataaatgaaacctactgtgtttaaaattatgtatggataaacaagtattgtttttaagctgtagtatatcttagtatttgtaatcttaggtgttgggtcttagctttcgtgatcttaggtcttagggggtctgagctttcgtggtctgagctttcgtgacaccctttgcttggttcccattaggacgCAAAACAGAGGGACGTAAGCGCACCAATAACATAATTGGTATAGGTAAAGTCACCAAAGGAAgtttaatattgatatttttcatttttaaatccaacatggccgccatgcaatcaaaatgttagttacgCCAAattatgtttggtgaccccatattaccatataatttgcacctaaaatcagaactctaggtgcctttttagcagagatatacctgaaaagtgaacagTTGggccatttcatatttttgacaccctaatcatggagtaaagaatactccatgccctaatgaataactgtgcaaattttcagaatgttatcacaatttgaaggatggGTTCACTTAACAGGCCTACTAAATTGCCTGCGCAAGATCATATTGAAATGTTTGAGATCGTATAACATTATCACCTAATAAgttagtttaaaataaaaaacgttTATTGTGAAAAAccattatttaaagatgtaatgTCATTTTCTACAGGCTAGGAATAATTTCCTCTTACCGCCCTCTATAAATTCCACTTCTTGAGACATATCTAATAATTTTGCGTCTTCAAACTATGTTATTTCGGTCGAAATCTGCAGATCTGATGATCGTGTATTGTTCATATTTCACTTCAACGATCATAATTGCCATCCGGAATAACAATATGTGATTGTGATATCGATTATTATCAAGTGCCACGATGCTATCtaactttaatttaattactaAGAACATACTCCATGCTAAGAACCTGGCCCGATAATAGTAATGCTGACTGGACTAATCGACAAATAATAAAGTGGACACTGAGATGGATCTGTTGACGTGATGACATTCTGCTCATCATCTACTTCTGATTGTTTACATCATAAAACATCTGCTGTTTTCGCCAGTCAACTGAATTCTTTTGCTGGAAGATGACGCGTCTTGTGTACTTCTCAATGCTGCAAATGACAGCGTAGTGTAGTAATGAGTTAGAAATTCAAATATGGTATATACTTATTCGTTTTTTTCCTCGAGTTTAACGGTGCAATGGTTGATTTAATTGATCGTATGGATTGATACAATACTATAAAATATGTCGTCGCTGCATAAGAAAAAACTAACCCGAGCTAAGGTTGTGGTGCTAGGAAATGAAGGGTGCGGTAAGACAGGTAAGGCCGGATAAAGGGTTGGTTTTCATATGGTGTCCATTTGTGGTAATACTGTATCATTTGACTTTCAACTTTTATTCTTTTTTGGGTTTAATATGGCAGTGTGTATATATCCGGTGTGTGACGAATCGTCATACCATTCATGCTACCAGCTTACTTGGTTCAGGTCCTTTCACGGATCACTGTTTTGTTTGAGGAATGAAAATTTCCATGGAGAATATGGAACTGCTATTTGCATTCAACTGTTGCAATTAGGATATTTTTGTACCAGTGGAGATTCATCCAATTGATAAGTATGACAAACACCACATCGTGTCGGCCTAACTACATAACATTACGCCATGTTTAAACGTAATGTTATGGACATTGTGTTATATAtcttgatttattttgtaatatttaatgcAATCAATGAGTAGCGAGTGGTATCCGTCGCATAGAATTCAAAGACTATCCGTTGAACCATTTCGAAATTTACGAAGAGAAAAGAAGTTGGTGTGTGGTACCGTACCAAATTATATATACAGCTAGTAACCCAATGGGCAAAATTGTTGATTAACACTGGTTTTGTGAGGTGTTTGTACATAACATGATTCCACGCTGCAAATCACAATTGTTATAAACTGTCTCTCCGTTGGTAGGAATATAATCGATCCTATGACTGTCAGTTTGTAATAAAAAGCcctcaatttatttattcaagttTATAGGTTTAATATAATCGACTCTCATCCTATATATACGTTGTTAGTGATAAAATAAACGATAGTCAGTTCACTGGAACTTTACGGTGAATTTAATTTGGTGCTTAGCGTAAAACGCCAATAACATATACAGTACCCGCCTTCTCTGCACCCTGGCAAATCACATTAAACTCAACCAATGGAAAACAAACCCAAATACTATGTGTATTCATGTGTGTATTCAttcaaagaattaaaaaataactgaaattcAAGAAACTGTATTCTGCCGTAACcctttcatttattattttaaaacattaaaaaaaattacatacaaattataagaaaatattgtttaatataattaaagtgGAAGACGACCTCATTCGTGACATTAGAGGACCGTCGTCGGGATTCAAACCAGGATCTTCTAATAGTACGCGAGGTAGCCTACTGCATGAGGGTAAATGCCAAGGGCAATGCGTCACCAGAACTTTAAAAACATCTTGTCTTTGAAaacctaaaaaaatattatgacgGTTCGCTGATTGAAGTACAGTAATAAGCTTAAAATCATTTTACAAAGAAGCTAAATTGCCGAGAATGAGAAGcttctatattattataaaaacaattactaaTTTTGATCTACTttggagtagctttgcgtcatgGTGTTGAGtgatttgtactttatactataAGTACATTGAGACTTGCAAAAAATTCGCAAGtaattctcgggtgggactcgaaGATAAATACCTTCATTACTTTAAGAATCCCACTAATTCTAATGATCCGCATACTTTTCTTTTCTTGCTACTTATTTGATTGATTCCTTCTTTGTTGCTTCTTATTTTTCTTCTCAGTGTTCAAAGAAAGCACTCTAAAAATGTGGTATTTATGAAGTAGTAATAGCAATGTTAATAGTGTAGAAGTGCTTGATACATAATGCAGACCAGAATAGAAATTTAATTCAACTTATTCCAAAAGACACTAAATCCggtttgttttatttactgACTGAACTGTCGAcgtgaatattattttttaaagatgatgAAAAAGAACAATAAAGTACATACACGGATCCAATCAActgattttgatttatttctaaGTATCACGAGATCTGAGTACAACACTTCGATAGGCATCATGTGTATGATTAAAACACGTTATTAACTTCTCTCTGGCCCGCCTCCTCTTATCCTTACATTTTCAGCTTTCCTCACTTTAACAGCTTTTGTTTTCTTGGCTTTAAACCAGCCATCTGGTAAATGTTGTTTCTTATTACATGAATGACAAAGTGGTATAATGTAGTAAAATGTGTCTGTATCTGTTTCTCCTCTAATATAAACATGGGCTCCGTCAGTGGGTTCTTTGTTCCTTCCGTTTTTTGTGTCGCAGTATTCCTCAGTAGGGCATATTTTTGGTTTACTTGTTCTGCCAACgttttttaaccaaaattgtATCCAGCTTCCTCCACCGGGAGGCGATTTATCGTGCTGGCCGGTCAAACGTACGTTTTTCACTTCTTCACCAGCTACAATATCTCGTACAGGAAACCGTTCCTCGCCACCTTCAGCCATATTCGTCAGATACCCAAAACGGTAGTGTGGAAAAAACCAATACCAATCCAAAAAATAAGCAGTACGATTGCCTGGCTGTCGATTCGCGAATACAATAATTGTGAAAATATTTCTTGAAGGTTCGATGAGTCCATTATACTTATATATTTTAGGTTTATATCTAAAGGTTTTTGTCGTGATTAGCATTATTACATGCGGGGTAAGTGTAAACAATGATAGTTTTGctgaaaagaaatattttgtgaTAGTAGTATTTCATTGTCAAGTTTTTACTACAAAATTTGGTTAGAATAACATTACGTGTTATACGTTTCACAGTAGGTTCGTTTATATAATAACCGAATTGTGGACATTTGAGtgattctttttaaaaatggattACTATATTAGCCTAGACTTCTATTCAttcaaataatgaaaaataactAAAGAACTGGTTTTCAAAAAACTGTATTCTGCCGTcacctatttatttattatttttttgcaaCGTAAAAACATTCAAAAAATTACATACACATTATAcacaaatattgtttaatataattaGTCGAGTT from Antedon mediterranea chromosome 2, ecAntMedi1.1, whole genome shotgun sequence includes:
- the LOC140039518 gene encoding uncharacterized protein, coding for MEPNIINLRDVDFHANWNLENTCKSFKSLKQSIIEHREDTKSFTIELLLFESYTYMSDFKGNDEKDISKAKEINEEAFRAISELPDRIPESIKNGYKSMYLALKCWFANKRSNKEEHLKELSNLLTVYKHSGEEDKRKFEASIHATKGFALSRLKFSRYEESATELKLASEICPENVEWKFMFGLIAWRIPKRKLYPSQWSDELNRAEEIMDEVLKLDAGHAYAKTILADIYRRKYHQGFNQKRSYSEVEDVDHSLVFENVENLLIFKILNLLEEAKKSSLRPRILSLIAQCYIRMGECKCKRVKTKCSEPKCDSIYYKKAHDVIECAKEKYGKAACIFVQEAILYREKNETNKQLECLENAIRLQPSDPAAKMQKAKALASLGKHDDVDVVYDNLLSDFKDDPIVLFDVNQNYARYLALKEDYRDAVCSNQACIDIALESFAKTTSGNRPVEFLDEYKTAVNKIVKYVRNHFNSKIKHSEGLDKIAANLENAKLHEKLGDFKNACSYYKEGLKAYHYAHAPNTSHAEEIETLVKFARVNLKMSSFDVCSNILAIIKCETCVKEKDVRQLTMDLFVAKGEKEAASGDGIKAIRIFTRATELRSLVGAKRLLEETKRTEDTKLRMSALKSIASVAKGSESWSKEFNLKQELAELLPSCDDGSLMGQELKALRGCQLEMEYSILMDDDKIATNISIVLQQGRNILNHAMEQFGNKHYPNSKARSVDFIIIPKVTPPETVDQRIQKILKQRDWKDFRNKFKPLLIYLVSIQPATNAKFEWLQAVNTLNNDDKHRRLQENSSKTISVARDMCSNIEEILEEIYKWCWITEKEP